The nucleotide window CATGGCCGCCTGGCGGGCCTGGCGGCAGAGGAACTGCGGGTGCGGGTGCCGCAGGTGCTCGAAACGGTCGGCCTGGGGGGGCGGGGCCGCGAAGCCCTCGATGGGTACTCCAAGGGGATGCTTCAGCGGGCAGGGCTGGCGGGGGCCATCCTGGCGCGGCCACGGCTGGTCTTTCTGGACGAGCCGACCAGCGCGCTGGATCCGATTGGCCGGGTGGAGGTGCGCGAGATCATCGAACGCCTGCGCGCCGAGGGGGTGACGGTCTTTCTGAACTCGCACCTGCTCGCGGAGGTGGAGCAGGTGTGTGACCGGGTGGCCTTTGTCAAGGCGGGGCAGGTGCTGCGGCAGGGCAGCATGCGCGAACTGATGGGCGGCGTGCTGCCGGTGGACGTGCGGGTGGACCGCCTCCCCCCCGAGCTGCTGGCCGCCTTTGCCCGCCTGGGCGAAGTCCGGCACACCGACACCCACACGCCGGGCCGCGCCGACGTGGAACTCTGGCTGACCCACGAGGACGCGCTGCCCGCCCTGGCCGAGGCCGTTCACGCCCACGGCGCGCGCCTGTACGCCCTCACGCCGCGCCGCCCGGACCTCGAAACGCTGTTCCTCGAACTGATCGAGGACACGCCCGAGACAGCCGCCGGGCGGGAGGTGACCCGTGCGTAATGCCCTCCTGATCGCGGAACTGTCGCTGCGTGAGGCGGTGCGCAAGCGGCTGGTGGTCGTGCTGCTGCTGCTGACGGCGGCCTTCCTGGGCTTTTACCTGTACGGCGTGCTACGGCTGGAACAGACCCTGGACCAGCGCGCCCTGGACGCGGGGCTGGAGGGCCGCAGCGTGACCGGCGCGGCCAATCTCCCGGTGATGTACGCGGCGATGTTCGGCATGTACCTGGTCTATTTCCTGGGCGCGTTGATGGCGGTGCTGTCTACGGTGGGCGCGGTGAGCGGCGACATCGAGAGCGGCGTGATGCAGTCGATCATCGCCCGGCCCATCAGCCGCGCGCAGCTCGTGCTGGGGCGCTGGCTGGGCTTCACGGCCGTGAATGTCCTGTACGTGGCGTTTGTCAGCGCGGCCCTGCTGGGTGGCATTTTCCTGATCACCGGCTTCCTGCCGCCCGCGCCCCTGCCCGCCACCGCCCTGATCCTGCTCGCCATCATGCTGATCACGGCCCTGACGGTGCTGGGCAGCACGCTCTTTACCACCCTCGCCAACGGCATCGGCGTGTTCGTGCTGTACGGCGCGGGCTTCGCGGGCGGCATCCTGGCGACCATCGGCACCTTTGCCGCCAGTCCCACCCTCACCACGCTGGGCCGGGTCGCCAACACGCTGATGCCCACCAATGCCCTGTGGCTGGGGGCCAGCTACCACCTGCAACCGGATGTCCTGCGCCAGCTCGGGGAGGTCACGCGCGGGGCCAACCCCTTTTTCGGCGGCGCGCCCACCCCGCCGGCCATGATCATCTGGGCCGCCGTCTACGCGCTGCTGGCCGTGCTGCTCGCTATGTGGCAGTTCAGCCGCCGCGACCTGTAGCCGGGGTCAACCGGGCAGGAGCACGGCGTGCCAGGTGGCCTCGGCAGTGTCGTCGTTGCCCTCCCGGCCCGTCATGCCGGTGTC belongs to Deinococcus carri and includes:
- a CDS encoding ABC transporter ATP-binding protein → MLGQVAAIETRDLRKVYRGRAVVDGLTLTVGEGEVFGFLGPNGAGKSTTVKMLLGLVRPSGGEVRVLGGLPSDPAIRARLGFLPEQFRFQTWMTGEEFLHFHGRLAGLAAEELRVRVPQVLETVGLGGRGREALDGYSKGMLQRAGLAGAILARPRLVFLDEPTSALDPIGRVEVREIIERLRAEGVTVFLNSHLLAEVEQVCDRVAFVKAGQVLRQGSMRELMGGVLPVDVRVDRLPPELLAAFARLGEVRHTDTHTPGRADVELWLTHEDALPALAEAVHAHGARLYALTPRRPDLETLFLELIEDTPETAAGREVTRA
- a CDS encoding ABC transporter permease, with the protein product MRNALLIAELSLREAVRKRLVVVLLLLTAAFLGFYLYGVLRLEQTLDQRALDAGLEGRSVTGAANLPVMYAAMFGMYLVYFLGALMAVLSTVGAVSGDIESGVMQSIIARPISRAQLVLGRWLGFTAVNVLYVAFVSAALLGGIFLITGFLPPAPLPATALILLAIMLITALTVLGSTLFTTLANGIGVFVLYGAGFAGGILATIGTFAASPTLTTLGRVANTLMPTNALWLGASYHLQPDVLRQLGEVTRGANPFFGGAPTPPAMIIWAAVYALLAVLLAMWQFSRRDL